The following coding sequences are from one Ornithorhynchus anatinus isolate Pmale09 chromosome 11, mOrnAna1.pri.v4, whole genome shotgun sequence window:
- the ITGA3 gene encoding integrin alpha-3 isoform X2: MAARAPALCASRLVLCAALCGAASAFNLDTRFLVLKEGRTAAGLFGYSVALHRQTERQNRYLLLAGAPRDLAPPDGNTNHTGAVYLCPLSSKTDDCERVDIHETRDPQQHIIEDMWLGVTVASQGPAGRVLVCAHRYTKVLWSGTEDQRRMVGKCYVRGNDLGLDLGDEWQTYHNEMCNSNTDYLDTGMCQLGTSGGFTENSVYFGAPGAYNWQGTNYMIQRKDWDLSESSYANEKEQGNIYIGYTVQVGSAILHPQDLTIVSGAPRHRHAGAVFLMSHKVGKDLERRQVLEGQQVGAYFGSSIALTDLNNDGWQDLVIGAPYYFERKKEEGGAVYVFTNEGGTFAPEPTQTLHGPSGSAFGFSVASIGDVNQDGFQDIAVGAPFEGSGRVYIFHSSSTGLHQKAQQVISGEELGVPGLSTFGYSLSGQLDVDNNSYPDLLVGSLAERIVLLRARPVINILNKTLTVKPTLLDPARCTPTSCLQVELCFSYNQSAGSSNYRRNITLAYTLEADRDRRPTRVRFAQSLSAVQHGFFSMPESRCHNLQLLLVDNIRDKLHPITLSMNYSLLERDMKPRLGPRSLDPYPVLNQAQPRENHTEIQFQKECGLDNICKSNLQLKAAFVTEHMQPLARIGGIQVFQYSRDVRKLFMSINVTNEPSTAHNGEDAHEALLNLTIPSALLLSSVRPAGACHANETILCELGNPLKRKQKMELLIAFEVVGITLHTRDIVAQLQLSTSSYQKDLSPVTVTLQVDYTLQASLSMTTYRLQSYFGGTVMGEAAMRNVTDVGSPLKLEFQVSPAREGLAALGSLVLGWEWPYEVNNGKWLLYPTAITIRGNGSLRCHPPGNLINPLNLTFPGATLNRRRNRRELEPGGPSPPAITLAAAKKAKSETLLTCANALARCVWFECPIPDAWVLSNVTVWARVWNSTFIEDYSDFDRVRVEGWATLFLRSSVSSINMDNKTVRFSVDIDSELTEELPAEIDLWLVLVAVGAGLLLLGLIVLLLWKCGFFKRASTRALYEAKGQRAEMRSQPSETERLTDDY; encoded by the exons GCTTCTGGCTGGTGCCCCCCGAGACCTAGCACCCCCCGATGGAAATACGAACCACACGGGCGCCGTCTACCTCTGCCCCCTCAGCTCCAAGACAGATGACTGCGAGCGTGTGGACATTCACGAGACCA GGGACCCCCAGCAGCACATCATTGAGGACATGTGGCTGGGGGTGACAGTGGCCAGTCAGGGCCCCGCCGGACGAGTGTTG GTCTGTGCCCACCGGTACACCAAGGTGCTGTGGTCCGGCACGGAGGACCAGCGCCGCATGGTGGGCAAGTGCTACGTGCGGGGCAATGACCTGGGGCTGGACCTGGGTGACGAGTGGCAGACATACCACAACGAGATGTGCAACAGCAACACCGACTACCTGGATACGGGCATGTGCCAGCTGGGCACCAGCGGAGGCTTCACCGAAAACTCCGTGTACTTTGGGGCCCCAGGTGCCTACAACTGGCAAG GAACAAATTACATGATCCAGAGGAAAGACTGGGATCTGTCCGAGTCCAGCTACGCGAATGAAAAAGAACAGGGCAACATCTATATTG GGTACACGGTACAGGTGGGCAGTGCCATCCTGCACCCCCAGGACCTCACCATCGTGTCAGGAGCCCCCCGCCACCGCCACGCAGGAGCTGTCTTCCTGATGAGCCACAAGGTGGGCAAGGACCTAGAGAGGCGGCAGGTCCTGGAAGGGCAGCAGGTCGGGGCTTACTTTGGCAGCTCCATTGCCCTGACGGACCTCAACAACGATGG GTGGCAGGACCTCGTGATTGGAGCCCCCTACTACTTTGAGcgaaagaaggaggagggtggagccGTCTACGTCTTCACGAATGAGGGGGGCACCTTTGCCCCAGAGCCCACCCAGACCCTCCATGGCCCCAGCGGTTCCGCCTTTGGTTTCTCCGTGGCCAGCATTGGGGACGTCAACCAAGATGGCTTCCAGG ACATCGCCGTGGGCGCCCCTTTTGAAGGCTCTGGTCGCGTGTACATCTTCCACAGCAGCTCCACCGGCCTCCACCAGAAGGCCCAGCAG gTGATCagcggggaggagctgggggtccCGGGTCTCTCCACTTTCGGCTACTCCCTGAGCGGGCAGCTAGATGTGGACAACAACTCATACCCGGACCTGCTAGTAGGCAGCCTGGCCGAGAGGATCGTGCTACTgcg GGCCCGCCCCGTCATCAACATCCTCAACAAGACCCTGACGGTGAAGCCCACCCTCCTGGACCCTGCCAGGTGCACCCCCACGTCTTG CCTGCAGGTAGAGCTGTGCTTCTCCTACAACCAGAGCGCGGGGAGCTCCAACTACCGACGGAACATCA ccctggcCTACACCCTGGAGGCGGATCGAGACCGCAGGCCCACCCGGGTCCGCTTTGCCCAGAGCCTCTCTGCCGTCCAGCACGGCTTCTTCTCCATGCCCGAGAGCCGCTGCCACAACCTGCAGCTCCTGTTGGTG GACAACATCCGCGACAAGCTCCACCCCATCACGCTGTCCATGAACTACTCTCTGCTGGAGCGGGACATGAAGCCCAGGCTGGGACCCCGCTCCCTGGACCCCTACCCTGTCCTCAACCAGGCCCAGCCCCGCGAGAACCACACtgag ATTCAATTCCAGAAGGAGTGTGGGCTGGACAACATCTGCAAAAGCAATTTACAGCTCAAGGCGGCCTTTGTCACTGAGCACATGCAGCCACTCGCCAG GATCGGCGGGATCCAGGTGTTCCAGTACAGCCGGGACGTGAGGAAGCTGTTCATGAGCATCAACGTCACTAATGAGCCCAGCACTGCACACAACGGGGAAGACGCCCACGAGGCCCTGCTCAACCTCACCATCCCCTCTGCCCTGCTGCTCTCCTCCGTGCGCCCT gctgGTGCCTGCCATGCCAATGAGACAATCTTGTGCGAGCTGGGAAACCCCttgaagaggaagcagaag aTGGAGCTGCTGATTGCCTTTGAGGTGGTGGGGATCACTCTGCACACCCGGGATATCGTGGCCCAGCTGCAGCTCTCCAC CTCCAGCTACCAGAAGGACCTCTCCCCCGTGACGGTGACCCTGCAGGTGGACTATACCCTCCAAGCCTCACTCAGCAT GACCACCTACCGGCTGCAGAGCTATTTTGGGGGCACGGTGATGGGGGAAGCAGCCATGCGGAACGTGACGGATGTGGGGAGCCCTCTGAAGCTGGAGTTCCAG GTGAGCCCGGCCAGGGAGGGCCTGGCTGCTCTGGGCAGCCTGGTCCTGGGCTGGGAGTGGCCTTACGAGGTGAACAATGGAAAATGGCTCCTGTACCCTACGGCGATCACTATCCGCGGCAACGGGAGCCTTCGGTGCCACCCTCCGGGCAACCTCATCAACCCCCTCAACCTCACG TTCCCCGGAGCCACCCTGAACCGTCGCCGAAACCGGAGGGAGCTGGAGCCTGGGGGACCGAGCCCGCCCGCCATCACTCTGGCCGCTGCCAAGAAAGCCAAGTCCGAAACACTGCTG ACTTGTGCCAATGCCCTTGCCCGCTGCGTCTGGTTCGAATGCCCCATTCCGGATGCCTGGGTCCTGTCCAACGTGACCGTTTGGGCCCGGGTTTGGAACAGCACCTTCATCGAG GATTACAGTGACTTTGACCGGGTCAGGGTAGAGGGCTGGGCCACCTTGTTCCTGCGAAGCAGCGTTTCCTCCATCAACATGGACAACAAGACTGTCCGA TTCTCTGTGGACATTGACTCGGAGCTGACGGAGGAGTTGCCGGCCGAGATTGACCTGTGGCTGGTGCTGGTAGCCGTGGGGGCCGGTCTGCTGCTCCTGGGCCTCATCGTCCTTCTGCTCTGGAAG TGCGGCTTCTTCAAGCGAGCCAGCACCCGGGCCCTGTACGAGGCCAAGGGCCAGCGAGCGGAGATGAGGAGCCAGCCGTCTGAGACAGAGCGGCTGACCGACGACTACTAG